The sequence CTACCTTTGTCTGAAGGGCCTTTGAACATGGCTTGAGAGATCCTGCGGAAGCCACCAAGCCAACTTGCTCTGTCTCCAGACAGCAATTTTAGTCTCTACTTGGGCCTTTCCAAGAGAGTCCCTTTTCTAGGAGCTGCACAGCTGCTGCTGGTGACCCAGAAAGGGGTAGGAGAGCATGGGCCCAGCCTAGCCTTGGTGTGGGTGGCACCCCTTTCTGCCCCTTCCCACTTTGCCTGGATCAAAGGAGCCTCCTCAGGGAGCAGGAAAATACCTCTCCCAATAGCCCCACCAGAGAGTAAACAGCTGGGGCCGCTTGCAGCTTTTGAAGCATGGTGCTTCAGGCCTGGAGGAATGCAGAACATTTCATTTTAGGGGTGGACTTAGGTTTCCACCGCTGTCGGTATTTGCAAATTTGAAACAAATGCCCTCATTTAGCAGCAGGCAGGCTGGGCAGTAAACTGGGGCTGTTTAAGGGCATTTATGATGGTCACAGGTATTTGTGGAGAGAGGGACCCCAGCAGGTTTGGGAAAAGATAGAGGGTTTATGGTTAGGTGGGTTGTACAAAGACCCTAGCCAGGTCTCCGGTGGAGGTTGTTGTTAGGTGGGCTTTGTCATAAAAAGCATTGCCGCCTCCTGCTCCCCCAGGAAGTATCTCCTTCTGGCAGACAAAGGGGTTTGGGATGGTGTTTATCCTCAGGGTCTGATGCTCAGGGCCTTGTCCCTCCCGCTTGGTTGCCAAAGTATCAGATTTCCAATGAACCCTTCCTTCTCCTACTCCCAGGACTTGAAAGGCTCGTTAAATGTGCTTTATATATAACAAGTTGGCTGAGAGGTTCCCCCCTCACTTCCAGCCAGTTTTGCAAGGAAGGAGCTAGggaaacctgttttctttttgttgttgtttctggaAGTAGGATCTGTGAAGGTGCACTTGAAGAAAGACCCTGATTTTAGGGATCAGCCAAGTCAGGGTTATTTGCCTCTGATGGGTCAGCGTAACCAAGAAGGATCTGTCTGAAGCCTGGCTGCCTCCTCTTTGCTCCCTGCTTCCCAGGGAAATTCAGAAATCTGTTCAGGAACTGACTTCTGGCTCCACAACTTATTGGCTGAGAGACCTTAGTTTActtcatttctctgagcctcggtttcttcctctttttttttttttttttggagatagagtctcactctgtcgcccaagctggagtgaagtgacgcgatcttggttcactgcaatctctgcctcccgggttcaagcaaccctcctggcTCATCTTCCCAACTAGCTAGAACTACAGAcccatgccaccatgactggctaatttttgtatattttgttttagtagaaacggggtttcaccatgttggccaggctggtctcaaacttccgacttcaggtgatcagcctgcctcggcctctcaaagtgttgggattacaggcatgagccaccgtgcccagccggtttcctctttttttttttttttttgagatggagtctcgctcattgcccaggctggagtgcagtgcagttgcgtgatctcggctcactgcaacctctgcctcccaggttcacgccattctcctgcctcagcctcctgagtagctgggactacaggcgcccgccaccatgcccggctaattttttatatttttatagagatggggtttcaccatgttagccaggatggtctagatctcctgacctcgtgatctgcccgcctcagcctcccaaagtgctgggattacaggcgtgagccaccgtgcctggcccagtttcctcttttgtaagaTAGGGATAATAATACCAGTCTCGTTAGAGTTCTTGCAAGAGTTGAGTGAGATGGTACTGCATTTCATTAACTCttagatgttttttcttttcacatttgcACATCTTTGAAATTGGGATGTAACTTATAATTAATTACAGTAGTCACCCCTGATCCTTGGTTtcattttctgtggtttcagctacccatggtcaaaatatattaaatggaaaattccagaagtaaacaGCTTacaagttttaagttttatgccATTCGGAGTAGCATGATAAAATCTCTCGATATCCCACTCCATCCCGcccaggatgtgaatcatccctttgtccagtttATCGAATGTCAGGGTATCagagtgcttgtgttcaagtgactctttttaaaatttattttatttttgagatagagtcctgctctgtggcccaggctggagtgcagtggtgcgatctcagctcactccaacctccacctctcgggttcaagtgattctcctgcctcagccccctgagtagctggtattacaggtgcgtgtcaccatgcccagctaatttttgtagttttagtagtgatggggtttcaccatgttggtcaggctggtcttgaactcctgacctcgtgatccacccaccttggcctcccaaaatgctgggatttaaggcgtgagccaccgtgcccagcctaatgtgcctagtttatttattaatctttggagatacggtcttgctctgttgcccaggctggaacgcagtagtgcagtcatggctcactgtagcctcaagacctccttggctcaagcgatcctcccacctcagcctccccagtagctgggactgcaggtgtgtgccatcacgcccagctaaatttttgtagagataagatcttgctctgttgcccaggctgatcttgaactcctagactcaagcaatccttctactacctcagcctcccaaagtgctgggattacagatgtcaagTGCTTAatgtataaatgaaattttactgtaggtatgtatatataggcAAAAAACATACCATTTGGGGGTTGTTACTATCTAAggtttcagacatccactgggggATCATAGAACATTTCCCCCCCAGGATTGGGGGGTCTACTGTATATAACATTATGTCTTAGTTCAACTAGTACCACTTTGTCCTCTTGGTGCAAATAAATAATGGAGCATCTTCTAAATTCAGTATATGTGAAGGACTTAGTCTGTGATCTTGCGAATGCTCAGTAAAAGATGACTATAACTGTGATGGTTATCTGTGGAGGTTATACCTGTGATGGTTATCTGTGGAGGTTATAACTGTGATGATTATCTGTGGTGGTTATAGCTGTGATGGTTATAACTGTGATGCTTATCTGTGATGGTTATAACTGTAATTTACAGGCCTAGTTTTGCTTCCCATCTACCAGTAACTTTCAATAAAACCCGTTTTCCTTTTAGTCTGGCATGTAAATTACAAATGATGCTTAAGGCATAAAGCATCATGCTAAGTAttgcgtgcatgtgtgtatgttggTGGCGGGTGGCTGGTGACTTTAAGCCTTCATAAGGCAAGAGATGTTTACAAGAGGAGGTAGGTATCCCTCAGAAGGCACACAGTCTGTCTATTATGGAAAGAATACAGTGACTCTCTGATGACaggttctcctttttttttttttttttttgagacagagtttcattcttgttgcccaggctggagtgcaatggcgcaatctcggctcactgcaacctccacctcccgggttcaagtgattctcctgccttagtctctagagtagctgggattacaggcgcccaccaccacgcctggctaattcagTCTCCAACTTGAAAGACTGAGCTGGGGGACACTGGAGGTTTACTCCAGGAATGGATTGCTGGTAGGTGAATCAAGACAGAATCTGAAGAGAGTGATTAACAAGACAAGGGTACAGAGAAGACCAAAGAGAGGCACACAGTAAATGTCAGGAGCTCAGAGGATGGAGACCTGGCTCAGGCAGGCAGGAGACGGACAGGAGATGGTAGCGTTTTCTTCCCCAGCAGCACACTTGTGTGAGGCTGATTCTGACTTTGTGGAGACAACTGGTTGCCATCCATTCTACTTTGTGCTACCCAAGCATTACTGAATGACACTGTCACTGGTAGAGGGTCGTGACTGCAAGTGTCCAtgttcttggtgttttgaacaaagaattggacaaaacccccagcaaagcaaagaaagaatgaagcaacagaagaaggaaagcagggatatattgaaaatgaaagtacactccacagtgcgGGAGCAGACTCAAGCAGCGGCTTAAGGGCTGGGATGCAGAATCTTCCTGGACCCAAATACCCCCTAAAAGTTTCCTACTGGCCACTTCATGCAAAGGTCATGCTCCTgtgcaaacatctgattggttgGAAAAAGCAACCAGTCAGTGGCTAGGGTGAAATTACAAAGTTACATTTCTATGCAAAGGAAGACTGGGCCAGCAtgtcagtctgattggttgtggataGCAACCAttcagaggctggagtgaagttacaaagttgcaaATGAAGACAGGATCTGCACTCAGTATGATTGGCTGCAGACAGCCAATTTCCCATCTGCCTGGCAGAAAGGTTCAAAGCGAGTAGTAGCCTCTGCTCTTTTTGTTACTTAGGCCTGCAAAGTCAGGGCTTTCATTTCAATTTAGTTGGAGGACATAGGTGTGAAACAGCCTTAGGTTCGCTTCCTGCAGGCCCTGTTCTCCTGCTTCACCACCTTTCCCCCTTCAGGCACATTGTAACTTCCCAAAGGCCAAGGAATTCTTTGTTTGGTTGAGTTCTGGTTCATTTGATGGTGGGGTGGATTGGTTATGGGGTTTATATGGTggatgaaaagagaaagatgtgTCCCTTTTGTATGAATATCAAAagcaaaattgtttttttaaaatagattgctggccaggccatggtggctcatgcctgtagtcccagcactttgggaggccaaggcaggcgggatcacctgaggttgggagttccagaccagtctgaccaacatggagaaacccagtctctacttaaaaaaaaaaaattagccagttgtggtggtggatgcctgtaatcccagctacttgagaggctaaggcaggagaatcgcttgaacctgggaggtggacgttgcggtgagccaagattgtgctattacactccagcctgggcaacaagaatgaaactctgtcttaaaaaaacaacaaaacaaaacaaaaaccagtagaTTGctgtgtagatgtgtgtgtcAAGCCTTCTACCTGTTCACTTCTGTAGCCTTAAGCACTTTACCACATAGGGGTTTTGAAAAGCATTCTTCCTGTGTGGTCATTGAGGCCCAGGAAGGAAAGGGGCCAATTAATGGAAGGCAAGAACTTAAGAGTCCCAGGGGCTAGGAGACTTAGCCCCTCGATTAAGGAATGCTCTTTTCTGCTTCGGTTGGCTTTCTATGAGAGTGTTTTGAATAATAAGGTATTATATAATAGATGGTGTGCCTTAACTGATGGGGAAGAACGGCATTGAAATGTTCTTCCtgattgttttaagaaaattgcaGTGCTCTTTTTCTGAAAGACGGATGTACAGCTAAGGGCATTTTTGATGCAATATAACTTATTTTTGGAGGCCCTCTAAGATACAATGAGAAACTTTTTTCTGTTGGGGAGACTGATCTTGTCTTCTCTGTCCTGTGAGGGTTGAAAGGGGCCAAGTCAGCCCCTTTTTAAACcaagtcaacaaatatttcaaagcCCTTTTTATGTCTAAGGCAGCTAGGCAGATATGTGTGGGCTCTCAGTAGTCCTGAGTTTAGCCAGTTGCCTAGTTTGGGTCTAATGCCCTCTGATTCCATATTTGCATCCACGACCAAGAAAGCCTAGAGAGAGCCTGCATGGACCTCTGTGGGTCTCCCGCCAGCAGCTGGTGAAGACGTGGCAGCTGAATTAACAGCTGCCTGTTCTGGGCCAGGGCTGCTATCTCAGCCCCGGGGAGAGGTGTTGATCAGGCTGACAGGGCAAGAAATCCCCCTGAGCCTCAGGTTGGAAAGAAATTAGTTAAAAGTTGCTCTCAGACTCCTGAAaaattgctttcagtttttgctgcCAAAAGAGAACTTCGAAAACAGGGTGTAAATTGGGTTCTTTACACTGTCTCTGTTTTTGTCACTTCCTTGCAGTTGGTGAAGGAGGGCCGGGATCCAAGCGAGCTTTGCGGGTTCTCTTTCTGAGTTCCTCTGGAACCTGGCCTCAGGTgaaggggaggtgggggtgggtggtgaCCGGACAAGCCTTTGAGGTGCCTGGGACCAAGCCCCATTCCTTAGATCAAATAAAtaccttttgtttttcctgctcaCACTTTCCTTTGCCCTGGAGCCAGAGTCATAAAGAGGTGGAATTGTGAAGGTCTGCACCTGGTCGCTGGGGTGGTGGGTGGGATGGAGATCTTCCCTTGTGCTCTGCACTTCCTGCCTTTTGCTGCTGCTGCCCTGGGTGTGCAGGGGTCTGCCTGGGCTAGCCTGGGCACCTGCGGCTCCGCTGGgccagcctgcctgcctgtccGGTAGGGCCCTGCCTGAGCTGGGCTGTCAGCAAGCTGGTGAAACCGGCTGCACAAAGACGGATTTCGCTTCAGGCTAAGTGTTTTGTTGCTGAATCATTTGCATTCATTAAAAGTAGTGAAGGGTAAGTGATATTTAAGGCAACATGACCAGTTTGCTGGAGGCCTGGAGGCCACTGCCTTAGAACCTCATTAAGAATTCTCGGGACCTTGGAGAGCAAGGGAGCAGCTCATTCAAAGCTTGCTTAACTTTTGACTGCTTTGGGCATAGGCCAgctactaaaatatgaaaaatgtttgcCCAGCAGCCCCCAGAGCTTGGCCAGACTGCCCTGGCCAAAGAAAACACACACTTACAATTCATTATTTAGCCTCCTCCTGTGCGCTTGCTTGCATTTCTTCCTCTCCAGGGACCTTGCTGAGTTGGGGGCACCAGGTTGGGTAGGGGGGCAGGAAGGCCCCTGCATCTTTTAAGGGGAAGCTAAGCGTGAAGCCAGTGCTGTCTATACTCCCTCACCCCATCCTGCCCCCACTTACCTGGTTTATTTCACCAGCGCCCTACTGGTGGACTTCAGGTTTGTTTCGGAGGGTTTCCTATTTTAAACAATACCACCACAAATATCCTTGTATCTGTCTTTGCCCTTGTGCTTGTATATCTGTAGGGCAAATTCCTGGAAGTGGAGTTGCTCTGTCAAAGGATATGAACGTGTCAAAATTACATACACgattttgtatttgttgtttttgtggaGAGGGAGATTatagctttcatcagattcttaACAGGTTTATGACCAAAAAAGTTTCTGAATCACTGTTCTGCAGTGGGCCTGTGAAATTCACACAGAATAATCTATAAAAATTGGTAAACATGGTTCAAATGCGGGGCATTGCTGGGATGATCAGATAATTTGTCATCCAAACATCCCCACCTCCATGATTACTAATTATGCCGAGATGGCCAGATAACCCAGGGTTGTTCAGGTAACTGGCAGTGTGGGAGCCCAGTGCccactggagattttttttttttaaagcattagaATTAATGTTTTATTGTCACACAGATGGCAACTGGGTTTAtgtcttcatattttatatttttgtaaattaaaaaaattacaagttttaAATAGCCAATGGCTGGttatgttttcagaaaacatGATTAGACTAATTAATTAATGGTGGCTTCAAGCTTTTCCTTATTGGCTCCAGAAAATTCACCTCCATGCTAACGGCGCCTCCATACTTTTTATCTGCCTCTTCCTACACGTAGGCCGAGGCCTCTACTACGGCTCATACCTTCTTCTAGAAACCTGAAACATTGGCATTATACTCCTTCTCATAACTATAGCAACAGCTTTCATGGGCTACGTACTCCCATGGGGCCAAATGTGTCCCTTCTTAAAAAACTGGAATGTTGGCATGCATTTGACTTCACACTCTGAAGCAACATCCTGACAGTCATCCACATCTACTTCAAGGAATACCACGTTGGAATACTTTTCAGAGAGGGAATGAAAGAAAGGCTTGATCATTTTGCAAGGCCCACACCACGTGGCTGAGAAGTCAACTACTACAAGTTTATCACCTGTGGTGTTCAGGGCTTCCTGAAAAGCAGCCTTGCTCTCGATCTGCTTTACCATCTTTGCTGCTGGGGTCTGACGAGCGGCTGTAAGGACCGATGGAAACGGATACAAAGCACCAGACCAAGCTTCCCCACTGGAGATTTTATCCCTGATCTTTGAGACTGTGTCTGTTCTCTGTTCACCAGTTAGCGCTGAATTATCTGctgctttctattttctattttatcaggTATGTTCTTTTTGTGGCCTGCAACTTCATGATAAGGTTGATCCAGTGGGTCAAAGTCTTGTCCTCAGTTTTCCCACACAGCCTAaccctgcctcagctgcccagtGGTAGCTCAAGACGTTTTTGGATTCCAGAGACCAGAATTCAGTTGAACTTTTCTGagctctgtttcttcatctgtagaatggaaaTGGTAATATCTGCTTCATGGGTTATGGTGAGGGTCTAGTGAGGTGTGTGTTGCAAGGGTTGCTGTTCTGGGAGGTGAACTTGAGAGACACTCAGCATGAGCCCCCAACTCCTCCTCAACATGGACTTGGGGACCCTTAAGGCACTGCTTGCTGCCTAGatttttttattcctcttctCCATTGATTAGTATGCCCTTCACTGCTCTCAAATCCATTCCCTCTCCTTTAGTCTCCTAGTCCTGGGCTTAGTTCACATCCTGTCATTTCTCTCTTGGAATGCTGCtggaaaaaagaagcaaatttttttttttttgagacagagtctcactctgtcacccaagctggagtgtagtggtgcaatttcagctcactgcagcctccttctcctgggttcaagcaattctcctgcctcagcctcccaagtggctgggattacaggtgcccaccaccacgcctggctaatttttgcattttttagtagagatggggttttgccatgttgtccaggctggtctcgaactcctgacctcaggtgatccagccgcctcagcctcccaaagtgttaggattacaggagtgagccactgcgtcctgccaagtcaatatttttaaaagtagtaaatGGTATGCTACtagaattaaaaagcaagaaataatctTTGCAGATCATAAGAGGTGAAGAaactaaatgaaatcatatttacAACAAAAGAAGCAGCATTGTAGTATTAAAATGTGAAACAGATAAAAGCAAAGACAGATATATCAGTCATGATGATAAATTTCAGTGGAATAAGCCTCCAACTGAAATGGAGTTTAGATTCAATAGGAAAGTTTCATGTTCTTTACATGATACAAACCTATAATAATGGcaaagtatgttttattttttctaactttagGCCAAcggattaatttattttcatttatttcagtcttgtttttaggaaataatttgattattaattttcttttgaatataacTTTGAagttaataaatttgaaattaaaaatgtaaaatagataAGTCATTTAGGATCCagtacttagaaaaaaaaaagacatgacttTGGCATTTCtaatgtagaagaataaaaggaCAAtaggcaaaacaaagaaaaaaaagaagctttaatTTCATTCATAGCTTCacaactatttttccttttttttttttttttttttgagatagtatctcactctgtcacccaggctggagtgcagtggtgcaatcatggctcgttgcagcctcgacttcccagactcaagcagtcctcccacctcagccccctgagtagctgggactacaggcacacactaccatgcctggctaattaaaaaaaaaattttatagagtcagggtattgccatgttgcccaggctagtctcaaactcctgaactcaagcagtctgcacaaagtgatgggattacagccatgagccactgctcctggcccacaGCTATTTCTTGAGTACATTCTAGGTACCCAGTAGGTACTAGGGTTATAGATAGAGTGGGAAACGGGAAGGACAAGTTCACTGTCCCCAGAGAGCTTACCATTTAACAGAGAGGGCTACCATTTAAGAAAGTGTTTACTAATAGTTAGAATTGTGACCATTgtgataggaaaatattttaatatttatcaggGGTTACCATGTTTGGTGCTATGCTAATAAATCTGTGCCAGGGAAATATAATGACTGAAATTTATTAAGGAATCTGGTTggttgggccaggcgcagtggctcatgcctgtaatcccagcactttgggaggccgaggcaggcggatcacgaggtcaggagatcaagactatcctggttaacacggtgaaacctcgtctctactaaaaatacgaaaaattagccgggcgtggtggtgggcacctatagtcccagctactcgggaggctgaggcaggagaatggcatgaacccgggaggcggagcttgcagtgagcccagatcgcgccaccacagtcccagcctgggcgacagagcgagactcggtctcaaaaaaaattattagaggattttttaaaagatggtagaCATTACTACTTGTGACTCTTTTTCTTAGTCATatttgaaaaagtagaaaattgaattataatttgatttttttcaaagacgTCTATTAAATCTGTTTtgattttatatgcatttttgttctttatagtttaaaactgattttttggGGAATACAGCTGAAGTTCCCAAATACTTTATAGGCGTTTATGAAATATCTTTAATTTGGCCGTGTCCAATTTATATACTTTCCAAAATACTGCAGATTGTGAACAGCACATTATTATACAAGATCACGGGGGAAATCCAATATTCAGAgtagtttacaaatttgtgtgtatgtgtttgtgtggttACCAGAGAACTACCAAAAACCAACTGCTTTTTAAATCCTGCTGCATAGTTCAAGTGTCTTGCCCTGACCAATCTAATGAGTTGATTAACTGGTCCTTAATACTTAACTAAATAAAAAACTAAgcagatgtgaaaaaaaaaagtgaatgactGGATAGACCAGTAACTGTTAAAAACGACTGAAAGATAATTGTATCAAATAGTTTTGAggggaaattttgaaaaatgttgaaGAAGTAGAGCCTGTAAATGCTTTGTAGAGACTGTCACAGAGCCAAGGAACAGATGGACAACAGCCTGTGTATGTCACAAAGTTGATATAGCCTTGTTCTCAAATGCTGACAgtgcagaaaagaaaaccacactaCTTAGAAACGTTGGTGTAAAAGTCTAATATAGAATACTCGAAAATTAAATCTAACACTATGATAAAGGATAATGTACCGTAAAGAAGTAAAGGATGTATTCCCAAAAATGCATGGATGGCTTACCCTTTATAATTCATCAACATAAGATGTCAgaggtggctgggcatggtggttaatgcctgtaatcccagcactttgggaagccgaggtgggcagatcatctgaggtcaggagtttgagaaccagcccagccaacatcgtgagaccctgtttctactaaaaaaaatacagagcacCACTCGACCCTCCATGTCGTGGATTGATTGGTGTGCTTACCTCCAACTCTGGAGGTGGGTGGTTCGAGCCATTCTGGGGAGCATCtcttggccaggtgaggtggctcagtaatcccagcattttgggaggctgaggtgggcagatcacctgaggtcaggagtttgagaccagcctgaccaatatggtgaaagcccgtctctactgaaaatacaaaaattagctgggtgtggtggcaggtgcctgtagtcccagctacttgggaggctcagacaggagaattgcttgaacccaggagatggaggttgcagtgagccaagaccgtgccactgcactccagcctgggtgaaagagcaagactctgtctcaaaaaaaaaaaaaaaattagccggttgtgttGGCGGGTccctgtaattccggctacttgggaggctgaggcaggagaattgcttaaacccaggaagtggaggttgcagtgagttgagatcccaccactgcattccagcctgggcaacagagcaagacgttGTTCCTCCTacccctaccaaaaaaaaaaaaaaaacctcagaggTGTCACACAATTCTCTCAATAGAGGCAAAAATGACACTAGATATAAATTAACATCcgtttctgattaaaaaaaaaaaacatagccatcattatacttaaaaatgaaatgcaatgCTATTTGCATTAAAGAAGtcactaaattaaaataataaagtcactactatttattattcttttagcTGAAATAATGCTATAAGAAAGAATATAGCCAggtggcatgcacccatagtcccagctagttgggaggctgagatgagaggattgcagcctggacaactgagcaagaccctgtcactcacaggaaaaaaaagactaaaagtcTAAATAAAGTTAATGTTTTTGCAGAGGTACCTTTTTTACATGGGAAACCCAATTATCAACTGAAAAACTACTACAATCAGTGAGAGAACTGAGTCATTTGGGCAAATACAAAACCTACACAAAACCCAGAAGGTTTGCTACTTATCAGCAAGTAACCATTTAGAAAATACAacaggaaggccgggcgcggtggctcacgcctgtaatcccagcactttaggaggccgagacgggtggatcacgaggtcaggagatcgagaccatcctggctaacacggtgaaaccccgtctc comes from Theropithecus gelada isolate Dixy chromosome 4, Tgel_1.0, whole genome shotgun sequence and encodes:
- the LOC112622724 gene encoding thioredoxin-like; the encoded protein is MVKQIESKAAFQEALNTTGDKLVVVDFSATWCGPCKMIKPFFHSLSEKYSNVVFLEVDVDDCQDVASECEVKCMPTFQFFKKGQHGGEFSGANKEKLEATIN